From the Maioricimonas rarisocia genome, one window contains:
- a CDS encoding SRPBCC family protein, giving the protein MTDAIRREILIPQPQEQVWQAIADSESLAEWMFPNDFEPRIGHQFTFHVPPNPKVNFEGLVVECEVLECSPPELLSFSWSAGGPVQDTRVTFQLVPASEGTRILFEHTGFDLSHPFGEHAFKGAGAGWTNMLKQLTSVVADRAAGR; this is encoded by the coding sequence ATGACGGATGCGATTCGACGGGAGATCCTGATTCCGCAGCCGCAGGAACAGGTGTGGCAGGCGATCGCCGACAGCGAGTCGCTGGCCGAATGGATGTTCCCCAACGACTTCGAGCCGCGGATCGGGCACCAGTTCACGTTTCACGTGCCGCCGAATCCGAAAGTCAACTTCGAGGGCCTGGTCGTGGAGTGCGAGGTGCTCGAGTGTTCGCCGCCCGAGCTGCTGTCCTTCTCGTGGTCGGCCGGAGGGCCGGTCCAGGATACGCGGGTCACCTTTCAGCTCGTGCCGGCCAGTGAAGGAACGCGGATTCTCTTCGAGCACACCGGTTTCGACCTCTCGCACCCGTTTGGCGAGCATGCCTTCAAGGGGGCCGGGGCTGGCTGGACGAACATGCTCAAGCAGCTGACCAGTGTGGTCGCCGATCGGGCGGCCGGTCGCTGA
- a CDS encoding ArsR/SmtB family transcription factor — MMLETADREQDVFGAISHPARRRMLDLLVEGDRSVKGIAGHFEMSRPAVSQHLRILLDAGLVSEKRQGRERHYRLVPEQLAPVREWIAHYEQFWDDRLQRLQQHLSKKGQK, encoded by the coding sequence ATGATGTTGGAGACTGCCGATCGGGAGCAGGATGTCTTCGGGGCCATCAGCCATCCGGCCCGCCGCCGGATGCTGGACCTTCTCGTCGAGGGTGATCGCTCCGTCAAGGGGATTGCCGGGCACTTCGAGATGAGCCGCCCGGCGGTCTCCCAGCATTTGCGCATTCTGCTTGATGCCGGTCTCGTGAGCGAGAAGCGGCAGGGGCGTGAGCGTCATTATCGGCTGGTTCCCGAGCAGCTTGCTCCGGTCCGGGAGTGGATCGCGCACTACGAGCAGTTCTGGGACGACCGTCTTCAGCGGCTCCAGCAGCACTTGTCGAAGAAGGGCCAGAAATGA